In one Macrobrachium rosenbergii isolate ZJJX-2024 chromosome 53, ASM4041242v1, whole genome shotgun sequence genomic region, the following are encoded:
- the LOC136834053 gene encoding uncharacterized protein, whose protein sequence is MVWLILDADTAGSSFPFFTSFTSPSSSSTSFTPITSFTSPSSSSSAFTSFTSPSSFSTSFTAFTSFTSPSSFSSSFTSFTSPSSSSTSFTSFTSPSSSSTSFTYFTSLLLAPPVPSLRLLLPLEPPFTSFTSPSSSSSSFAFFTSFTSPSSSSTSFTSFTSVTSPSSF, encoded by the exons ATGGTGTGGCTAATCTTGGATGCTGACACAGCGGG ctcctcctttcccttctttACCTCTTTTACCTCTCCTTCTTCGTCTAGCACATCCTTTACCCCTATTACCTCTTttacctctccttcttcctctagCAGCGCCTTTACCTCTTttacctctccttcttcctttagCACCTCCTTTACCGCCTTTACCTCTTttacctctccttcttcctttagCTCCTCCTTTACCTCTTttacctctccttcttcctctagCACCTCCTTTACCTCTTttacctctccttcttcctctagCACCTCCTTTACCTATTTTACCTCTCTTCTTCTAGCACCTCCTGTACCTTCTTTACGCCTCCTTCTTCCCCTAGAACCGCCCTTTACCTCTTttacctctccttcttcctctagCTCCTCCTTTGCCTTCTTTACCTCTTttacctctccttcttcctctagCACATCCTTTACCTCCTTTACCTCTGttacctctccttcttccttctag